The DNA region AACAGGATCTGATTTTTGCCCTGATGACGGGCCGACATCATCGCCGAGGTGGCGCGGTCCAGCAGCTCATTGGCGCTCAGCGGCTGATCGTCGCGCAGCGCCAGGCCGATGCTGACGTTGGGTCGCAGCTGCAGCTGATGCAGATTGACCGGCTGATTCAGGCGAATCATCAGGTTGCGCGCCAGACGCAGCGCGCGGAACGGATTACTGGCGCGCTTCATCAGCAGGACAAAATCGCTGACGCCGGTCTGCGCCAGCAGCGTGTGGTCATCCAGCGTGTGGCGGATCTTCTCCACCAGCGTCAGCATCAGCGTATCGCGCTGCTCGTCGCTCAGGACGCCGTTAGCTTCCTGCAGGGTTTCGATGCGGATCACCATCAGGCCCAGCGACCGTTCAGGATTGCACATGAACTGCTCGACCAGCGCCAGGAACAGGGTGCGGTTGGGCAGATCGGTGACGGCAAAATGGGTGGTCAGCCGGCTCATCTCATCGTGTATCGACTCCAGCACCTGCTGATTGCGGTTGTAACTGCGGATCAGCATGCCGATTTCGTCATCGCGGTGGCTCGGCGGCAGGGCGAGTTTATGCGTCAGAATCGACTGCGGCGGCAGCTCCTGCAGCTCGCGCGCGAGATTGCGCAGCGGATGCACCACCAGCCGGTTGATGCACCAGCTGATCGACACGGACAGGATCAGCGCCAGCAGCAGATAGGTGATAATCATGGTCGAGAGCGTGCTGAGGATAAACTGGTAGACGCGCGTTGAATTCGCCTGCAGCACCAGATAAGCCAGCGGCTTCGGCATGCCGGTGTTCTCCACCGAGTAGAGTGGCAGGGTGATCTGGACCGGCAGCTCAAACAGCCGGGCCACCAGGCGCGGCACCGGTTTTTCCGTCTCGAAGTCGGCGTGCAGCGCCTGAAACGCATTCGGCAGCACCACATCGGCGCGCGATAAAATCCCGGCCGGTTTCAGGGAGTGAAGAATGCGTTCGGCCTGCGGGATATCCGCACGCAGCACCGCCTCCGACAGCGGCTGACGAACGGTGTGGGCGATGTTCTCCATCTGCTGGGCGTAGTCAATCCTGCGCTGCTGCACAAAATGAAACAGTTGGATGACGATAAAGATACTGATGGCGATAACCGCAACCAGCGAAACTGTCGCCATCTGCTTTATCGTAAGTGATCGGCTTACGCGCAAAAATTCTCTCCCGAGGATGAAAAAGCCCAGATAGCAGACAGGTGAATGCGGGTCAGTATATCCCATAAACTGACTTTTTTACCGTCTGAAAAGTCCGGCTTTTTCCCGCCCGGGGTTATTTAAAATCTGCGTAAGGGATCAGGGGCTGCGGCGGCATATCGAGATCCCCTTCCCAGCCTCCGGCCGCGTAGCGCACATAGAGCAGACCGTGGCTCGGCGTATAATCTTTCGCCTGCTGGATATCGACACCCGCGCCGATAAACCAGTCTGACGTCAGCCGTCGCTCCACGACCGCCTGCAGCGTGTAGCCCACACCGCCGCCGGTGCTGCTGGCGGAAGAGGGGTTGCTGGCAAGCGTAAAGCCCGGATTAACCGGATAACGCTGCTGCGCATGGGTCGCGGAATGCGACCAGGAGAGCGACCCGCCAAGATCAAACGACCAGTTCTCCGTTCGCTGCCGCCAGGTCACCGGCACAGAAAACGAGAGATACTGCTGCGGGCTGTAGTAGCCGCCCTGCCCGAACGTGTAGTCGCTGAGATCTTTCTGATAGTGCCAGAGCATCGTGTTCAGCCCGACGGTGGCGCGGCGATTGTCGCTGTTGATCAGTTTGTAGTAGTAGCCCCCCATCAGGCGCTCGCGGCTGTTATCGGCGACGTTTTTACCGCTGATCTGATGGGCGCTGATGTCGCCCCAGACGCCGTGTGCGCCGCCCTGATCGTAACTCAGTCCGATGCTGCCCCCGGTGGCCACCACGCCGCCCCAGCGTTTGCCGCCGCTGGCGGCCAGGTCGCGCGTGCCGGCATAGGCCAGCAGCGAGCTGGTAATGGGGCGGCGCGAGGCGGTGAGCGTCACGCCGAGATCGCGGATATCCGTTTTCCAGCTCAGGCCGCCGGTCCAGTTCGTGACCTCGAAGCCCAGCGGCGTGGTGCCCAGGTCGGCTGACCAGACCCCGTTGTGCCAGCCTGCGCCCAGCGCCGTGCCGCTGTCGCGCTGGCGGGTCTGCCCCCGACATCCGCCCGAATTGGCGTCGTCACAGCTGCCGAAGCGTTCATCGATGCTGCCGTTGCGGGTGGCAAAGGTACCGGCCGAGAGATCCACCCGATCCACGCGCAGAAAGCCGCGCCCGTCGGCCAGCGGGCGCTCTGCCTGCAGCATCGTGGTGTGTGCCGTGAAATCTGAGATGCCGCCGGTGCCGCTGTTGCGTGAGTAGTCCTGCTGCAGCGTCAGCGTGGTCTGCTGCTGGCGGTAGAGATCGGCGGTGTCGCTGCGAAGGCCGCGCTCCAGCCGCGTATCCCGGGGATCGTTGCGCGTGGCGCGACTGAGGTTGCCCTCGCTCCCGATGCCGCTGGCCGTCATCGCCTCCCGATAATCTGCCAGCGCCTGTTCGGGCTGCTGCTGCGCACGTTCCAGCCGGGCCGCATCCCGGAACAGCAGCGCCTTAGCCTGAGAAGGCGGCAGCGACGCGGCGCGCTGTTTCAGCCCGGCGAACAGCCCGGCCGCCCGCGAGGTCTCCCCCACGGCCTGCCACGCCAGCGCAACGCGGCGCTCTGCATTCAGCCCCGACTCTGCCGGCGGCAACTGCGCCAGCGCCTGGCGTGCCTCAGCGTTACGCTGCAGGGCAACCAGCGCCTCAATGCGTCCCAGTGCCGCATCACCGTCGCCCGGCTGGCGCGACAGCACCTGCTCATAACCCGTCAGCGCCTGCTGTGCATCACCGCGCGCCAGTGCCCAGTCGGCCAGCGTCAGATCGCGGCGGCCGGAAACCGGCTGCTGTTCAAGCAGCGCGATGGCCGCCGGTTCATTGCCTGCGGCGCGCAGCCTGTCGGCCTGTGCAAAGATCTGATTCTGCTTCAGGCGGCCGGCGAGCTGGCGCATATCGCCGCTCCACTGCGCGGCGGGCAGGCGCTGCAGCGTAGCCAGTGCCGTACGCTCGTCATCGTTACCCGAGAACCAGAGTGCGGTGGCGTAAAGCGCGGTGGGATCCTGCGGATGCTGCTGCGCCACGGCGCGCATGACCCCATTCGCCTGCTGCACGTCACCACGATTGCGCAGCGCGCCCGCCAGCCGGTAGCTGAGCCAGACATCATCCGGTGCCAGCGCCAGCGCCTGACGATATTTTTCCGCCGCCTGCGGCCAGCGGGCCTGCTGTGCCAGGGCGTCGGCCTCCGCGCGCAGGCTGTCGCTGCGCAGGGCGCGCAGCGTGTCGGCCAGGGTACGCTGCTGCGCGGCCGGCAGTGAATTGATAAACGCCATTTCGCGGGCAGGGGAAACCGTCTGATAGAGCGCCGCCAGCCGACGCACGGCGGTAATGTTAGAGCCGTCCAGCTGGCGCGCGCGCTGCCAGAGCTGTTCAGCACCGGCGCCGTTTTTGCGCGCCATCGCCACATCGCCCAGCCCAATCAGGGCGTAACTGTCGCGGCTGTCGAGCGTCTGAGCCGTGCGATAGTGCCGCTCGGCAGCGTTTATATCGTGCTGCGCCAGCGCCTTATCGCCCTGCTCTATCGCCAGCCAGTACCGGTTGGTCTGCAGCAGCGACTGCCATTTGCCGACCAGCGTGCTCTGCTGGCCCGCTTTGATGGCTCGCTCCAGCCAGAGAACGGCGACATCGCGATGGCCCGCGCGGGCCTGAGTCTGCCCCATCGCGCCCATCAGTTCGGCATCCTCAGGATTAGCCTTCAGCGCCCGGTTCAGGGAGCTCATCGCCTGATTCACATTGTTCGCTTCCACCAGCGCCAGCGCCCGCATCCGTTCGCGGTAGGCGGGATCGGCCAGCGTCTTCTGCTGTTTGTTCAGCGCCTCCATGCCCTGCTGATGCGCATCGCCATCGGTGAACACGGCCAGATACGCTTTCAGCTGCGCCACGCTGCTGTCATTGATCGTCTGATCGCTGATGTGCTGCAGCCAGAGATCAGCCGCGGCATCACGGCCGCCGCTGCTCTCCGCCAGCCGCGTCAGCTGCGCGGTGGCCAGGTCCGGCTGCTGCCGGTCGAACGCCATACGGGCAATCTGCAGGCCGACCCCGACGTTGCCGGGATAACGCTGCTCCAGCGCCTGCAGCTGCTGCCAGACCCGATCCTGCTGGCCGGGCAGACGCGCCAGCAGCCGCCAGTACTCCAGCGCGATGTTCGGATCGGGAAACACGCCGCTGAACAGCGCGTCGTAGGCGTTTTTCGCCTCCGCCAGACGGCCCGAGGTGGCCAGCAGTCGTGCCTGCTGCAGCTGCTGCCGTCCCTCCGGAGACATCATGCGCAGACCCGCCGCCGACTCACGCGCCGCCGCCGAGCCAGGAGCCTGCCGGTTGAGCTGATCCAGCAGCGTCTGTGCTGCCGTAAGATCGCCCTGATGCAGCGCCAGCCGCAGACGCGCCGCCAGCACCTGGGGATTGTCCGGGTCTATCTTCTCCAGCCGGTAGAGCGATTGCTGCACCAGCTCATATTTATTGGTCGATTCGCCGATTCGCACCTGAGTCAGCAGCCAGTCGACCGGTGAAACCTGCGGCCCGTCGACCGGCGCAGCCTGCCCCGGCAGCGCACTCAGCGCACCAATCAGGACGCCCGCCCGCAGCAGAGGCGCCTTATTCATCTTCATCATCAAGCAGACGGCGGTGTGCGACCAGGCGCATCAGACGCCAGACCAGCATGGCGAACAGCACCACCACCAGCACAGCGCAGAGCGCCAGCCAGAACGGATGGGTCGCAAGCGTAGCCCAGAGGCGTTCCCACCACGGCAGATGGCCCACAAAATAGGTCTCGCCAACGCGAAGGCTGTTAACGCCCGACTCGCGGATAATTGCGGTGGAGCCGGAAATCGCGCTGCGCTTGCCGCTGTCCTCCAGCGCCTCATCCAGCAGCTGCCAGCTTCGCGGACTGCCGTCGGCCAGCAGCGCCACCACACTGCGCTGATCGTAGAACGGTGACTGGAAGCCGATCACGGTCGCCAGCGGCCCACGGGAGCCTATCGCGGTACGACTTTCCGCCGTCCGTTCAGCCGCACTGAGCGGCTGCGTCTGCTGAGCGGTCTGGCGCACCGGTTTTTTCAGCCAGCTGGCGGTCGCTTCCACCAGCGCGCTGATCCGCTGGTCATCCTGAAGATCGGCAGGAATGCCGCCGATCATCAGCAGATCCGCATCCTGCTTCTTCGCGCTGCTCCAGTCATCGGTGAGCTGCACGCGCAGCGCCGGATAACCGGTCTGTGCCCCGATATTACCCAGCGCGTTCAGTAGCGTGCTGACCTGCTGCGCATCCGGATCGGACTGCACCAGCACCAGCGTCTGGGCGAGATCGGCCAGGCGGCTGAAGGGGAAACCGGCGTTTGCCCAGGTCTGCAGCGACGGCATTTCGATGTAGTGGCGATAGCCGGAGAAGTCGATGCTGGAACTCTCATCCAGCACCACATGATGGCCGACCGGCGTCACGGTTTCGCAGCGGCCGTCAGCCGTGCCACCGATAAAGGTGTTGGCATAGTCAAAATCGAAACGCAGCTGGTTAACCACGCCCAGCCGCAGCGCCGGAATGCGCAGCTCGCGATTCTTATCCAGCATGCCCTGAATCAGCGGAATATGTAGCAGCTGCTGCCCGGCGGTATTTTTGGGTATCAGCGGATAGTCCTGAATAAACTGATTGTTCAGGTTAACGGCCAGCCGCGAGCCATCCTGCTGAGGCGGCGAGGTGTAGCGATAGCTCAGATCCATATCAATGCCGCGCGCCCGCACCAGGAAGAGATCGGGCGGCAGGTTCAGCGTCAGGCTGATCGGATTGGGCTGCAGACCGTCAGACTGCAGCTGGTTCTCATACTGCGACAGCTCCGCAAACGTCGTGCGGCGGTCGGTGCGCACCCAGTTAGGCGCATCGTAGGGCTGACGCGGTGCCAGTTGCGTGACGTGATCGATGGTCGAGGTCTCGCCGCGCAGCAGCAACTCCCCCTGCGCAATCCCCTGCACCGCCGTCAACAGGTCGTCGTCGTTGCGCCCCAGGATCAGCAGCATCTTCTCATAGGGGTTGTCAGGCTGACTGATCATCTCCACGGTCGGCTTCATTACCGGAGGCCGATCTTTCAGGAACGTCGGGCGGGCATCGTTGGTGGCAAAGACCACCGCATGCTGCTGCTGAGGCAGCCGATCGTAAAGCACCGGGAAACGCTGTCCGCGCCAGGCCGCTTTGCTGCCGAACCAGGAGGCGAGGATGGCGGCGGCACGCTGCTGCTTGATGTCCGGCTCGGCGGCAAACACCATCGGCAGCGTCAGCGGCCGCTTATCGCGCGCGTCAAAGAAAGGCTCCGGGAAATGGGAGAGATCGTTTTTCAGCGGCAGCTTCTGCAGCGTCAGATCCAGGCCACTCTCTTTGCCAATATCGAGCCAGATGGTGCTGTTAGCCGGATTTTCGCAGATGTTCGCGTAGTGTCCCACCAGCTCAAAGCTCAGGCGGTTAAAGTCGCTGATAAACCGGGGGTCGATCGCCAGCTGCATCTGATTCTCTTTGCCCATCTGCTCCGGCGTCAGGGTGATCAGGCTGACCAGCTCATCATTGAGGTAGACTTTCAGCTGCGACAGCGTGGGCAGCAGCGCGGGCGACGGCCGGAAACTGAGGTTGAGCAGCGCGCGCGTCACCACCTCATCACTGCGCACCCCAAACTCGATCTGACCGGTGCTGCGCGTTCCGCTCAGCGTCATGCTGCCCGGCGGCGGCGCCAGCGTCACAAAGTTCAGCTGACTGCTGCGCAGCGGCGCAGCCGCTTCCGGCGGCATCGTTTGCTGCGCGGGTTCGGCGGCGGCAGTGGCCGGCGCCGTCTCCTGCGCCAGCGCGCAGTTTAGTGTTGCGGAGCCCAGCAGCAGCGCAGCGACCCACCTGTTTAATTTCGTTGTCGTCATATCATCAACTCAATGCAGAATTTTAAGCAGGCGCGCGACCGATGCCCTGCGGCAACAGCGAAGCCAGCCAGCTTACCCCAGCGGTAAGCAGGTTAAACAACCGACGTAACTGCGGCGGACCATATTCCGCCAGGCGCAGATACCCTTTAAAGCCGAGGATCGTAATATCGGCCAGGCTCTGCACCGGTTTATCCTCAGGAAAACCGTCCTGCCACAGCGCCCAGGTATCGGCGCGGGCGAAGGTGCACTGAATAAAATCGATGTGCTGGCGGGTGGTCAGGGCGTCAAGACGCACACCCGCCCGCAGGCCAAAGACGCGCTGCACCCTGCAGGGGAAACTGAACTCCTGCTGCCCGCGACGCAGCAGCAGCCAGACCTTCTCATCCTCCTGCAGCGCATCCGGCTCGCGCAGCTCCAGACCGACCCCGCCATCCGAATAGTCACGCAGCGTACAGGGCAGCATGTGGCCGTTTTCACGCGAAATCGCCGCCGGCATCGCAATCTCTACCCGGTGTGCTTCACGGATCTGCCGGGCTTCCACCGACACCGCCACCGCGCCTCCCAGAATCACCATGTTGTAGATCACCCAGACCAGGCTGACCCACACCGTTAACACCTCGTTTGCCGGCCCGTGCTGCAGCCGCCAGAAGGCCATCACCACGCCCGCCAGATTGAGCAGCACCAGCATCATGTAAGGGCGGGTGATCACCCAGTCCAGATGCCGCTTCTCAACCAGTCCGCCTTTGGCGGTCACGTTGAACTTGCCCTTGTGCGGATTGATCAGCGCGACGGTCGTCGGCAGGGCGATATACCACGCCAGCACGGTCTCGTAGACTTCGCTCCAGAACGAGTGTCGCCAGCGTCCCTGGATGCGCGAGTTGGTCAGGCTGGTGTGCAGCATATGCGGCAGTACATAGACGGCGATCGCCAGCGCGGGCGCATAGATGATGTAGGCATGGCAGAGCAGAAACGCCAGCGGCGCCAGCAGGAACACCAGCCGCGGGATCCCGGAGAGAAAATGGAGCATCGCGTTGGCGTAACAGAGGCGCTGCACCCACTTCAGCCCTTTGCCGAACAGCGGGTTATCGAGACGGAAAATCTGCACCATGCCGCGCGCCCAGCGGATACGCTGGCCGATATGGGCGGAGAGGCTCTCTGTCGCCAGTCCGGCCGCCTGGGGAATGCGGATATAGGCGGAGGTATAGCCGAGGCGATGCAGGCGCAGCGAGGTGTGCGCATCCTCCGTTACGGTTTCGACCGCGATACCGCCAATCTTCTCCAGCGCGTCGCGGCGCAGAATGGCGCAGGAACCGCAGAAAAAGGTGGCATCCCAGGTGTCGTTGCCATCCTGAACCAGCCCGTAGAACAGCGATCCCTCATTCGGCGTACGACGGAAACGCCCCAGGTTGCGCTCAAACGGATCGGGTGAGAAAAAGTGATGCGGCGTCTGCAGCATCGCCAGCCGGGGATCGCGGATAAACCAGCCCATCGTCATCTGCAGAAAGGCGCGCGTCGGCACATGGTCGCAGTCAAAGATCGCCACGAAGTCGCTACGGCAGTGCGTTTTCAGCGCGTGATTGATGTTGCCCGCCTTGGCGTGTGCATTGTCCGGTCGCACCACATAGTGAACACCAATGCTGGCGGCGAACTCGCGAAACTCCGGCCGCCTGCCGTCATCCAGCAGATAGATGTTCAGGCGATCTTTCGGCCAGTCGACCCCCAGCGCGGCGTAGAGCGTCGGCCTGACCACGCTCAGCGGTTCGTTATAGGTGGGCACCAGCAGATCCACCGACGGCCACGTCGCGCGGTCATCTGGCATCGACACCGGCTGCCGGTTAAGCGGCCACAGCGTCTGAAAATAGCCCAGCACCAGCACCACCCAGGCGTACGTTTCGGCGGCGATCAGCAGCAGACCCAGCACCAGGCTCACCGGGTCATCCCAGTTCAGCGTCGAGGTATAGCGCCACCAGAGATAACGACAGGAGACGGTCAGCGACAGCACAATCAGCATCATGGTAGCCAGACGACCGGGCACCCGCCGTACCCCCATCGCCAGCGCCCAGAGCAGCAGCACAAAGATAAACTGCGTCGTCAGATCGAAGGGCTGACTGATACAGAGCAGCGCCAGCAGCGAGGCGACCAGCCCCACGACGGTAAACAGGGCATAACGCAGCAGCGGCGGCAGGCGCTTCAGCCGCCGTTCGGCGCGTGCACCGAGCGGGTTCGACCCGGCCCGTCGTGCGCGCCGCTCCAGCCAGCGGTAGACCTGCTGCCGCCAGCGAATCAGCGCAGCGAAACCGTTCGCCCGGCGGCGGGGATCCTCCATCGGCAGGACAATCACCAGCCACAGGGTCTGAATCAGATAGCGCAGGCAATCGAGCGGCCGGGGGCGCTCCGGCGAAATATGCGGATAGAGGCGGCGGCGCTGCCGGAGAAGGCGCTGCCAGCCGGGGGTTTCGACGCGGAACAGCGTCACCACCAGCCCGTACCAGAACAGGTTAAACGCGCTGGCGAAACGGGAGGCGCCATGACGACGTGCGTCGGCGTAGCGCCGCTCTGCCCCCTGCCAGGCCGGGGCGGTCAGCAGCCAGCGTAGCGGATTCACGCACGATCCCCTTTCAGATGCAGCAGCAGCCAGTTCGCCAGGGTGGTGATCTCTTCGCTGACCAGCGCATGTGGCCGGTATTCGCCCACCGGCTGCTTCATCATCAGGGCTTCTGCCAGCGCCTCGTCGCGGTGGATCAGCAGGGGGATCAGCGGATTCAGCGACGCCATCCAGAGCTGATGCAGATCCTGCTGCAGGCGGCTGTTGGCATTAAACTGATTGATCAGAAACCGGGTCATCGCAGGAAAGGATCGCTGGCTCAGGCGCAGGTGGCAGTTGGCGTCTGGCGTGGTGACGCAGAGCAGGCCATCCAGCCGCGGCAGCAGTTTTTCGTGCCACGGCGCGCTGTCGGCAGGCAGATCGAAAAGAATCCAGCCGTAGCGCCCGCGCAGCGCCGGAAGCGCTTCGAGCAGCGGCGCGGCGACAGCCGCATCCTGCGCCTGAACAGAGGCGGAGAGCTGGCCGTAAGGCAGCAGATCGGGGCCCTGCGGATAGCGCTGCGCACACTGCTGCCAGTCACCGCCCTCACACAGCGCCTGCATCCAGCCCTGCGTCGCCTGGATCGGCAGATTAAAATGCGCGCCCAGCTGACTCACCGGCGAGCCATCAATCAGCAGGACCCGCTCACCCAGCGCGGTCAGCGCCCAGCCGAGAGCCGCGCAGAGCGAGGTGGTGCCGACGCCGCCCCGGAGGCCCTGAAGCGCAATCTGCGGCATCAGCGAGGTTGCCCCGGCAGCGCAGACAGGGTTTCCGATAAGAGTGGCCAGCGGGCCACGATCTCTTTCAGCCGCTCT from Pantoea deleyi includes:
- the hmsP gene encoding biofilm formation regulator HmsP yields the protein MRVSRSLTIKQMATVSLVAVIAISIFIVIQLFHFVQQRRIDYAQQMENIAHTVRQPLSEAVLRADIPQAERILHSLKPAGILSRADVVLPNAFQALHADFETEKPVPRLVARLFELPVQITLPLYSVENTGMPKPLAYLVLQANSTRVYQFILSTLSTMIITYLLLALILSVSISWCINRLVVHPLRNLARELQELPPQSILTHKLALPPSHRDDEIGMLIRSYNRNQQVLESIHDEMSRLTTHFAVTDLPNRTLFLALVEQFMCNPERSLGLMVIRIETLQEANGVLSDEQRDTLMLTLVEKIRHTLDDHTLLAQTGVSDFVLLMKRASNPFRALRLARNLMIRLNQPVNLHQLQLRPNVSIGLALRDDQPLSANELLDRATSAMMSARHQGKNQILFFDAALTERAQKRLTQEHDILQGLHDEQFALYLQPQVDMRTGTLTGAEALLRMRQPDGSYGLSEEFIASAEEIGVISAIGRWVFEEACRILAGWQRQGIMLPLSVNISAVQLRDNGVVTHLQSLLARHRIAPGTLVLEVTETAQLEDAQQSMSMLRMLQQTGVAVALDDFGMGYSNLNYLHQLKALPVNKLKMDRSFVAALPDDDTMVCIVAAIAEIIHLEVIAEGVETAEQRDWLLARGIAIGQGYFYAEALPVSRFNALWIEKSSPAQ
- the bcsC gene encoding cellulose synthase complex outer membrane protein BcsC — encoded protein: MNKAPLLRAGVLIGALSALPGQAAPVDGPQVSPVDWLLTQVRIGESTNKYELVQQSLYRLEKIDPDNPQVLAARLRLALHQGDLTAAQTLLDQLNRQAPGSAAARESAAGLRMMSPEGRQQLQQARLLATSGRLAEAKNAYDALFSGVFPDPNIALEYWRLLARLPGQQDRVWQQLQALEQRYPGNVGVGLQIARMAFDRQQPDLATAQLTRLAESSGGRDAAADLWLQHISDQTINDSSVAQLKAYLAVFTDGDAHQQGMEALNKQQKTLADPAYRERMRALALVEANNVNQAMSSLNRALKANPEDAELMGAMGQTQARAGHRDVAVLWLERAIKAGQQSTLVGKWQSLLQTNRYWLAIEQGDKALAQHDINAAERHYRTAQTLDSRDSYALIGLGDVAMARKNGAGAEQLWQRARQLDGSNITAVRRLAALYQTVSPAREMAFINSLPAAQQRTLADTLRALRSDSLRAEADALAQQARWPQAAEKYRQALALAPDDVWLSYRLAGALRNRGDVQQANGVMRAVAQQHPQDPTALYATALWFSGNDDERTALATLQRLPAAQWSGDMRQLAGRLKQNQIFAQADRLRAAGNEPAAIALLEQQPVSGRRDLTLADWALARGDAQQALTGYEQVLSRQPGDGDAALGRIEALVALQRNAEARQALAQLPPAESGLNAERRVALAWQAVGETSRAAGLFAGLKQRAASLPPSQAKALLFRDAARLERAQQQPEQALADYREAMTASGIGSEGNLSRATRNDPRDTRLERGLRSDTADLYRQQQTTLTLQQDYSRNSGTGGISDFTAHTTMLQAERPLADGRGFLRVDRVDLSAGTFATRNGSIDERFGSCDDANSGGCRGQTRQRDSGTALGAGWHNGVWSADLGTTPLGFEVTNWTGGLSWKTDIRDLGVTLTASRRPITSSLLAYAGTRDLAASGGKRWGGVVATGGSIGLSYDQGGAHGVWGDISAHQISGKNVADNSRERLMGGYYYKLINSDNRRATVGLNTMLWHYQKDLSDYTFGQGGYYSPQQYLSFSVPVTWRQRTENWSFDLGGSLSWSHSATHAQQRYPVNPGFTLASNPSSASSTGGGVGYTLQAVVERRLTSDWFIGAGVDIQQAKDYTPSHGLLYVRYAAGGWEGDLDMPPQPLIPYADFK
- the bcsB gene encoding cellulose biosynthesis cyclic di-GMP-binding regulatory protein BcsB produces the protein MTTTKLNRWVAALLLGSATLNCALAQETAPATAAAEPAQQTMPPEAAAPLRSSQLNFVTLAPPPGSMTLSGTRSTGQIEFGVRSDEVVTRALLNLSFRPSPALLPTLSQLKVYLNDELVSLITLTPEQMGKENQMQLAIDPRFISDFNRLSFELVGHYANICENPANSTIWLDIGKESGLDLTLQKLPLKNDLSHFPEPFFDARDKRPLTLPMVFAAEPDIKQQRAAAILASWFGSKAAWRGQRFPVLYDRLPQQQHAVVFATNDARPTFLKDRPPVMKPTVEMISQPDNPYEKMLLILGRNDDDLLTAVQGIAQGELLLRGETSTIDHVTQLAPRQPYDAPNWVRTDRRTTFAELSQYENQLQSDGLQPNPISLTLNLPPDLFLVRARGIDMDLSYRYTSPPQQDGSRLAVNLNNQFIQDYPLIPKNTAGQQLLHIPLIQGMLDKNRELRIPALRLGVVNQLRFDFDYANTFIGGTADGRCETVTPVGHHVVLDESSSIDFSGYRHYIEMPSLQTWANAGFPFSRLADLAQTLVLVQSDPDAQQVSTLLNALGNIGAQTGYPALRVQLTDDWSSAKKQDADLLMIGGIPADLQDDQRISALVEATASWLKKPVRQTAQQTQPLSAAERTAESRTAIGSRGPLATVIGFQSPFYDQRSVVALLADGSPRSWQLLDEALEDSGKRSAISGSTAIIRESGVNSLRVGETYFVGHLPWWERLWATLATHPFWLALCAVLVVVLFAMLVWRLMRLVAHRRLLDDEDE
- the bcsA gene encoding UDP-forming cellulose synthase catalytic subunit, whose amino-acid sequence is MNPLRWLLTAPAWQGAERRYADARRHGASRFASAFNLFWYGLVVTLFRVETPGWQRLLRQRRRLYPHISPERPRPLDCLRYLIQTLWLVIVLPMEDPRRRANGFAALIRWRQQVYRWLERRARRAGSNPLGARAERRLKRLPPLLRYALFTVVGLVASLLALLCISQPFDLTTQFIFVLLLWALAMGVRRVPGRLATMMLIVLSLTVSCRYLWWRYTSTLNWDDPVSLVLGLLLIAAETYAWVVLVLGYFQTLWPLNRQPVSMPDDRATWPSVDLLVPTYNEPLSVVRPTLYAALGVDWPKDRLNIYLLDDGRRPEFREFAASIGVHYVVRPDNAHAKAGNINHALKTHCRSDFVAIFDCDHVPTRAFLQMTMGWFIRDPRLAMLQTPHHFFSPDPFERNLGRFRRTPNEGSLFYGLVQDGNDTWDATFFCGSCAILRRDALEKIGGIAVETVTEDAHTSLRLHRLGYTSAYIRIPQAAGLATESLSAHIGQRIRWARGMVQIFRLDNPLFGKGLKWVQRLCYANAMLHFLSGIPRLVFLLAPLAFLLCHAYIIYAPALAIAVYVLPHMLHTSLTNSRIQGRWRHSFWSEVYETVLAWYIALPTTVALINPHKGKFNVTAKGGLVEKRHLDWVITRPYMMLVLLNLAGVVMAFWRLQHGPANEVLTVWVSLVWVIYNMVILGGAVAVSVEARQIREAHRVEIAMPAAISRENGHMLPCTLRDYSDGGVGLELREPDALQEDEKVWLLLRRGQQEFSFPCRVQRVFGLRAGVRLDALTTRQHIDFIQCTFARADTWALWQDGFPEDKPVQSLADITILGFKGYLRLAEYGPPQLRRLFNLLTAGVSWLASLLPQGIGRAPA
- the bcsQ gene encoding cellulose biosynthesis protein BcsQ: MPQIALQGLRGGVGTTSLCAALGWALTALGERVLLIDGSPVSQLGAHFNLPIQATQGWMQALCEGGDWQQCAQRYPQGPDLLPYGQLSASVQAQDAAVAAPLLEALPALRGRYGWILFDLPADSAPWHEKLLPRLDGLLCVTTPDANCHLRLSQRSFPAMTRFLINQFNANSRLQQDLHQLWMASLNPLIPLLIHRDEALAEALMMKQPVGEYRPHALVSEEITTLANWLLLHLKGDRA